The Papaver somniferum cultivar HN1 chromosome 3, ASM357369v1, whole genome shotgun sequence genome includes a region encoding these proteins:
- the LOC113357562 gene encoding leucine--tRNA ligase, cytoplasmic-like yields the protein MANKETDGAKSYARRDKLLGIERDVQTWWDESDVFLAESCKNPPKLGEKFFGNFPYPYMNGLLHLGHAFSLSKLEFAAAYQRLRGANVLLPFGFHCTGMPIKASADKLAREIERFGNPPVFPSKEDQIINKVPEPEVDTSGKTEPDKFKSKKSKAASKSGGEKYQWEIMKEYGLSDAEISKFQDPSHWLIYFPPVAKEDLKAFGLGCDWRRSFITTDMNPYYDSFVRWQIGKLKEMGKIVKDLRYAIYSPLDGQPCADHDRASGEGVLPQDYTLIKMEVVPPFPAKMGALEGKRVFLAAATLRPETMYGQTNAWVLAEGKYGAYEINYTDVFVVTERAALNLAYQNLSKVTEKPTCLVDLIGQDLIGLPLRSPLSFNEIIYTLPMMNVLTDKGTGIVTSVPSDSPDDYMTMHDLKTKPALRAKFGVKDEWILPFEVVPIINIPEFGDKSAEKVCMDLKIKSQNEKEKLAEAKRLTYLKGFTEGTMLVGEFAGMRVQDAKPLIRTKLLENSQAVSYSEPEKKVMSRSGDECVVALTDQWYITYGEEEWRKMAEECLSNMKLYHDETRNGFDHTLSWLNKWGCSRSFGLGTRIPFDEQFLVESLSDSTLYMAYYTIAHMLQNGEMYGRDTSLVKPEQMIDEVWNYVFCEGPYPKSSTISQSVLNKMKQEFSYWYPFDLRVSGKDLIQNHLTFTIYNHTALLPQHHWPRGFRCNGHIMLNSEKMSKSTGNFKTLRQSIEDFSADATRFALADAGDGMDDANFVFDTSTSAIMRLTKEISWMEEILESESSLRSGPPSTYADKVFSNEINIAVTETEKNFNEYMFRDALKTGFYDLQAARDEYRFSCGISGMNRDLLWRFMDVQTRLVTPICPHYAEYVWRKLLKKDTFAIKAGWPVADRPDLTLRRANMYLQETIATMRKLLEKQISGSKKPNKKVSAATPPSTENKPTIGLIYVNEHYGGWKAECLNILRANFNTEARQFVPDSEIQSALKQSSVGQQANFKQVQKLCMPFMKFKKDEALSVGIQALDLMLPFGEIEVLRENLELIKRHLGLEQVQVLNALNDDDINRAGQHANLLRQTPPSPGSPTAIFLS from the exons ATGGCGAATAAAGAGACGGATGGTGCAAAGAGTTATGCTAGAAGAGACAAGTTATTGGGAATTGAGAGAGATGTTCAAACCTGGTGGGATGAGAGTGATGTGTTTCTAGCAGAATCTTGTAAAAATCCTCCAAAACTAGGTGAAAAATTCTTTGGAAATTTCCCTTATCCCTACATGAATGGATTACTTCATCTGGGTCATGCATTTTCATTGTCAAAGCTCGAATTCGCTGCTGCTTATCAAAGATTGAGAGGTGCCAATGTACTTTTGCCTTTTGGTTTCCACTGTACTGGAATGCCCATTAAGGCCTCCGCTGATAAATTGGCCCGGGAGATTGAAAGATTTGGAAATCCACCTGTATTCCCGTCGAAAGAGGACCAGATCATTAACAAAGTACCAGAACCAGAAGTTGATACAAGTGGAAAAACTGAACCTGATAAATTCAAAAGCAAAAAATCCAAGGCTGCGTCAAAATCGGGTGGTGAAAAGTACCAATGGGAGATTATGAAAGAGTATGGACTCTCAGATGCTGAAATCTCTAAGTTCCAAGATCCATCTCACTGGCTCATCTATTTCCCTCCTGTTGCTAAAGAAGACCTCAAGGCATTTGGCTTGGGTTGTGATTGGCGGCGATCCTTCATCACAACAGATATGAATCCTTATTATGATTCATTTGTCAGGTGGCAGATCGGGAAATTGAAGGAAATGGGGAAGATTGTAAAGGATTTGAGGTATGCCATCTACTCTCCGTTAGATGGACAGCCATGTGCTGATCATGATAGGGCATCAGGTGAAGGTGTGCTGCCGCAAGATTATACCTTGATTAAAATGGAGGTGGTTCCACCTTTCCCTGCTAAAATGGGAGCTTTGGAAGGAAAGAGAGTGTTCTTGGCTGCTGCAACATTGAGACCCGAGACCATGTATGGGCAGACGAATGCCTGGGTTTTGGCTGAAGGAAAATACGGAGCCTATGAAATCAACTACACTGATGTGTTTGTCGTCACTGAGAGGGCTGCCCTGAACCTTGCCTATCAGAACCTTTCTAAGGTTACAGAGAAGCCGACTTGCTTGGTTGATCTGATTGGTCAAGATTTGATTGGTTTGCCCCTACGGTCCCCTCTATCTTTTAATGAGATCATATACACACTTCCAATGATGAACGTCCTAACTGATAAGGGTACTGGGATCGTCACTAGTGTTCCAAGTGATTCCCCTGACGATTATATGACTATGCatgatttgaaaacaaaaccAGCTCTGAGAGCAAAATTTGGTGTGAAGGATGAGTGGATACTTCCCTTTGAGGTTGTACCCATAATCAACATCCCTGAGTTTGGGGACAAATCAGCTGAAAAGGTATGCATGGATTTGAAGATCAAGAGCCAGAATGAGAAGGAGAAGCTTGCTGAAGCAAAGAGGTTGACTTATTTAAAAGGGTTCACAGAAGGAACTATGCTTGTTGGAGAATTCGCAGGTATGAGGGTCCAGGATGCGAAGCCATTAATTAGGACCAAGCTTCTAGAAAATAGCCAGGCGGTTAGTTACAGTGAACCAGAGAAGAAAGTTATGTCCAGATCAGGTGATGAGTGTGTTGTGGCCCTTACAGATCAATGGTACATCacatatggtgaagaagaatggaGGAAAATGGCTGAGGAATGTTTGTCCAACATGAAACTCTACCATGACGAGACACGCAATGGGTTTGACCACACCTTGAGCTGGTTGAATAAGTGGGGTTGCTCACGCTCTTTTGGCTTGGGGACTCGTATACCTTTTGACGAGCAGTTCCTCGTTGAGTCCTTGTCGGATTCCACACTTTACATGGCATATTACACCATTGCCCATATGTTACAAAATGGGGAAATGTATGGAAGAGATACATCTTTGGTGAAACCGGAGCAGATGATAGACGAGGTTTGGAATTATGTTTTCTGTGAGGGTCCGTACCCTAAATCATCAACCATCTCTCAATCTGTTCTCAACAAGATGAAGCAAGAGTTTTCTTACTGGTACCCGTTTGATCTTAGAGTCTCTGGGAAGGATTTGATACAGAACCATCTGACGTTTACTATCTACAACCACACAGCGCTTTTACCACAACATCATTGGCCTCGTGGTTTTCGATGCAATGGCCATATTATGCTCAACTCTGAGAAGATGTCCAAGTCGACTGGAAATTTCAAGACACTTCGCCAGTCAATTGAGGATTTTTCCGCTGATGCCACAAGGTTTGCTCTAGCTGATGCTGGTGATGGTATGGATGACGCAAATTTCGTCTTTGACACCTCGACATCTGCGATTATGCGACTCACTAAAGAAATCTCATGGATGGAGGAAATTTTGGAATCTGAGTCTTCACTCAGATCAGGTCCCCCCTCTACTTATGCAGATAAGGTTTTTTCTAATGAGATAAATATTGCCGTCACTGAGACTGAGAAGAACTTCAATGAATATATGTTCCGGGATGCTCTAAAGACAGGGTTTTATGACTTACAAGCTGCTAGGGATGAATATAGATTTTCCTGTGGAATCAGTGGGATGAACCGTGACCTGTTATGGCGATTTATGGATGTTCAAACACGGTTAGTTACTCCAATTTGTCCCCACTATGCGGAATACGTTTGGAGAAAGCTCTTGAAGAAGGATACCTTTGCTATAAAAGCAGGTTGGCCCGTGGCTGACAGACCTGATCTCACTCTGAGGAGAGCCAACATGTATTTGCAAGAGACAATAGCCACTATGAGAAAGTTGCTCGAGAAACAAATATCAGGGTCGAAAAAACCTAATAAGAAGGTGTCAGCAGCTACTCCTCCAAGTACAGAGAACAAACCCACAATAGGGCTGATATATGTCAACGAGCATTACGGTGGATGGAAAGCTGAATGCTTAAATATTCTCCGAGCCAATTTTAACACCGAAGCGCGCCAATTCGTACCTGATTCAGAGATTCAATCAGCTTTGAAGCAGAGTAGTGTTGGGCAACAAGCAAATTTCAAGCAAGTACAAAAGCTTTGCATGCCGTTTATGAAATTCAAGAAGGATGAGGCACTTTCGGTTGGGATTCAAGCCTTGGATTTGATGCTACCATTTGGTGAGATAGAGGTCCTTAGGGAGAATCTGGAACTAATCAAAAGACACTTGGGTCTTGAGCAAGTACAAGTGTTGAATGCATTGAATGATGATGATATCAATAGAGCTGGACAGCATGCAAACTTGTTACGCCAAACTCCACCTTCACCAGGAAGTCCAACTGCCATCTTTTTGAGCTA G